One genomic segment of Anaerolineae bacterium includes these proteins:
- a CDS encoding PIG-L family deacetylase, whose protein sequence is MMSEPLRILAFGAHPDDCDISIGGLAVKYTRLGHKVKFVSVTNGNTGHFSMGGGPLARRRYEEAQRSAAIAGVEYQVLDINNGQLLPTLENRWTIVRIIREYEPDLIITNRPNDYHPDHRYASQLVSDASYTVTIPNVQALTPHLMYNPAVAYWADNFRRPYPFTPDVAVSIDDVIETKVDMLDCHVSQFYEWMPYNQNKLDQVPQDEAERKRWMAEQWLPPMARDADRFRDLLKKLYGEEKGSQVKYAEALEFGEYGGKVDEATFKRLFPFF, encoded by the coding sequence ATCATGTCCGAACCGCTTCGCATCCTGGCTTTCGGTGCCCATCCCGACGACTGCGACATCAGCATCGGAGGGCTAGCGGTCAAGTACACCCGCCTGGGGCACAAGGTCAAGTTCGTGTCCGTGACCAACGGCAACACCGGCCACTTCTCCATGGGCGGGGGGCCACTGGCACGCCGTCGCTACGAAGAGGCCCAGCGCTCCGCCGCTATCGCCGGGGTGGAGTATCAGGTCCTGGACATAAACAACGGGCAACTGCTGCCCACGCTGGAGAACCGCTGGACCATTGTCCGCATCATCAGGGAGTATGAGCCCGATCTGATCATCACCAACCGGCCCAACGACTACCACCCCGACCATCGCTACGCCTCCCAACTGGTGTCGGACGCCTCTTACACCGTCACCATCCCTAACGTGCAGGCCCTCACACCTCACCTGATGTACAACCCCGCGGTGGCCTACTGGGCCGACAACTTCCGGCGTCCTTACCCGTTTACTCCCGACGTCGCCGTGAGCATAGACGATGTCATCGAGACCAAGGTGGACATGCTGGACTGCCACGTCTCCCAGTTCTACGAGTGGATGCCCTACAACCAGAACAAGCTGGACCAGGTGCCCCAAGACGAGGCCGAACGGAAGCGGTGGATGGCGGAACAGTGGCTGCCGCCCATGGCCCGGGACGCCGATCGCTTCCGCGATCTGCTCAAGAAGCTCTACGGCGAGGAGAAGGGCTCGCAGGTCAAGTACGCCGAGGCCCTCGAATTCGGGGAATACGGCGGCAAGGTGGACGAAGCCACGTTCAAGCGCCTCTTCCCCTTCTTCTAG
- a CDS encoding class I SAM-dependent methyltransferase, which yields MARSHFDLVARFYDRLLPYSGPEPLLRLLAVRDGHRVLDVGGGTGRVIGTFGCQCLLVVLDASWAMAREATAKELPACVGWAETLPFADETFDRLVMVDVFHHLDDQATAAREVVRVLAPGGIAVIEEPDIRLRPVKAIALAERLLLMRSRFYSVADMVAIFRRAGADTVERREDPPNVRLVIRRGGGTQGGSASPSSAGPAS from the coding sequence TTGGCTCGCAGCCACTTCGATCTGGTGGCTCGGTTCTACGACCGCCTCCTGCCCTACTCCGGTCCCGAACCCCTCCTCAGGCTATTAGCGGTAAGGGACGGGCACCGGGTCTTGGACGTGGGCGGCGGCACTGGCCGGGTGATCGGCACCTTCGGGTGCCAGTGCCTCCTAGTGGTGCTAGACGCCTCCTGGGCCATGGCGCGAGAGGCTACCGCCAAGGAGCTGCCCGCGTGTGTCGGTTGGGCAGAAACGCTGCCGTTCGCCGATGAGACCTTCGACCGGCTGGTGATGGTGGACGTCTTCCATCACCTGGACGACCAGGCTACGGCCGCGCGGGAGGTTGTGCGCGTCCTGGCCCCGGGCGGCATCGCCGTGATCGAGGAGCCCGACATTCGCCTGCGCCCGGTGAAGGCCATAGCCTTGGCCGAGCGACTCCTTCTCATGCGGAGCCGCTTCTACTCCGTGGCGGATATGGTTGCCATCTTCCGCCGAGCAGGGGCCGACACAGTGGAGCGACGGGAGGATCCACCCAACGTACGGCTGGTGATACGCCGGGGCGGCGGGACGCAGGGGGGCTCCGCTTCTCCCTCCAGCGCCGGGCCGGCAAGCTAA
- a CDS encoding PAS domain-containing protein produces MQESKIERQGRRGDDLAAERLVRRICTDLVRLPYEALGEGIDEALRLAGQFCGADRSYVFLFRDGTDWMDNTHEWCAPGVEPQILRLQALSSADFPWWMAHLRRGEPIVVPDVSSLPPEAEAEREILRAQSIESVVVLPLVASGELLGFIGFDWVRPGAAAFDREAHFLHMVGEAVANAIHRGRVEGRLQEARSLSEALDRVDAAVSATFDLDMMMAAVMQECLQALKADAVAVILREQDEWVIAYASGHVPGLVGRRGSEAQFPLCGRVAQRRRLVMIEDIASSQVSPGSWLLEAGYQACLGVPLLTDHRVKGVLSFSYCRPTAFTRAQREFATHLSALISLALERSRLYQAEIRHRRFLQSVTDSIPVGMAVVDGESLRLKWINSGGLALLGEPYRSLAVPGVPISDLVPDGEASRLAHAIRTVRDTGVPCQQEEARLDGLPRGLTYWWVTVMPSESPDGGRDVLIVAREVTESVRARQRVEELAASLEHERDVLRAIMDNTDTYLAYLNRRLELVRVNANFADALGTTAESLVGRSFFDVLPDLEVRRVFEWGRDSGLPVRFHERGFTFPRSREFGPEYWDWSLVPVKNSKGEVVGLVLCLLDVTASVRARGRIEELAAESQQRAAELEEERARLRAVIESAPEAIVVCDREGRVQLANRAAEGLRAHPLVGGAQPTDSDAARVCHGDLRPYHPDELPLARSARHGEVCAAEEVILLWGDGRRRDLRASSAPILDREGYITGAVAVYQDITDIKAAERERAHLEEMKSEFLASVSHELRTPLASIKGYTELLLDGGAGLLSPLQKEFLGTVFESGERLEWLIDDLLDVSRLESNRFDMEMALVRPGELLRSSVARIQPVLEELVVDLVVEEEPPLPEIRGDPRRLEQVVSNLLSNAVKFTPPGGKIVVSARQVDGKTLEIAVSDTGVGIPADDLPHLFQRFFRGHNVTESGVSGTGLGLYISKAIVDMHGGTIEAESELNRGSTFRVRLPIMGPTDGESV; encoded by the coding sequence GTGCAGGAGAGCAAGATCGAGCGGCAGGGCCGCCGCGGCGACGACCTGGCGGCAGAGCGACTGGTGCGGCGCATCTGTACCGACCTGGTGCGCTTGCCTTACGAGGCCTTGGGCGAGGGCATAGACGAGGCTCTGCGCCTGGCGGGCCAGTTCTGTGGGGCCGACCGCAGCTACGTCTTTCTGTTCCGGGATGGCACCGACTGGATGGACAACACCCACGAGTGGTGTGCTCCCGGAGTGGAGCCGCAGATCCTTCGGCTGCAAGCTCTTTCGAGCGCCGACTTCCCCTGGTGGATGGCACACCTCCGACGCGGCGAACCGATCGTGGTTCCTGACGTGAGCAGCCTGCCTCCAGAGGCGGAGGCGGAAAGGGAGATTCTCCGGGCCCAGAGCATAGAGAGCGTGGTCGTGCTACCTCTGGTTGCCTCAGGCGAGCTCCTGGGGTTCATCGGGTTCGACTGGGTCCGGCCCGGCGCTGCCGCTTTCGACCGAGAGGCTCATTTCCTTCACATGGTGGGTGAGGCTGTGGCCAACGCCATCCATCGGGGGCGGGTGGAGGGGCGGCTGCAGGAGGCCAGGAGCTTGAGTGAGGCCCTGGACCGGGTCGACGCCGCTGTGAGTGCCACCTTCGACCTCGACATGATGATGGCGGCAGTGATGCAGGAATGCCTGCAAGCCCTGAAGGCCGACGCCGTGGCTGTGATCCTGCGCGAGCAGGACGAGTGGGTGATCGCCTACGCCTCCGGCCATGTGCCGGGCCTCGTGGGTCGGCGTGGCTCGGAGGCGCAGTTTCCTCTCTGTGGTCGGGTGGCTCAGAGGCGACGCTTGGTGATGATCGAGGATATTGCCAGCTCCCAGGTTAGCCCAGGCTCGTGGCTGCTTGAGGCTGGGTACCAGGCTTGTCTGGGCGTGCCACTCCTTACCGACCACCGCGTCAAGGGGGTGCTGTCATTCAGCTACTGCCGTCCCACGGCTTTCACCCGGGCTCAGCGGGAGTTTGCCACCCATCTGTCCGCGTTGATCTCCCTGGCGCTGGAGAGATCCCGCTTATACCAGGCCGAGATTCGGCATCGCCGGTTCCTGCAGTCGGTGACGGACAGCATCCCCGTGGGTATGGCCGTGGTGGACGGCGAGAGCCTGCGACTCAAGTGGATCAACTCGGGGGGCCTGGCGCTCCTGGGTGAGCCTTACCGATCGCTGGCGGTACCTGGAGTGCCCATAAGCGACCTGGTGCCAGACGGCGAGGCCAGCCGCCTGGCCCATGCCATACGAACCGTGAGGGACACCGGTGTCCCCTGCCAGCAGGAGGAAGCTAGGCTGGATGGGCTTCCCCGGGGGCTGACCTATTGGTGGGTGACGGTGATGCCCTCTGAGTCTCCTGACGGGGGCCGGGACGTTCTCATCGTGGCACGGGAAGTCACCGAGTCGGTGAGGGCTCGCCAACGAGTGGAGGAGCTGGCCGCCAGTCTGGAGCATGAGCGCGACGTGCTCCGGGCCATCATGGATAACACCGACACCTACCTGGCCTACCTCAACCGCCGCCTGGAGCTGGTGAGGGTCAACGCCAACTTTGCTGATGCCCTCGGCACCACCGCCGAGAGCCTGGTCGGCCGCAGCTTCTTCGACGTGCTGCCGGACCTCGAAGTCCGGCGGGTATTCGAGTGGGGTCGGGACTCGGGCCTTCCGGTTCGCTTCCACGAGCGGGGCTTTACCTTCCCCCGTTCCAGGGAGTTCGGGCCTGAGTACTGGGACTGGTCCCTGGTGCCGGTGAAGAACTCGAAGGGGGAAGTGGTGGGGCTGGTGCTCTGCCTGCTGGACGTGACGGCGTCCGTCCGGGCCCGAGGGCGCATCGAGGAACTGGCGGCGGAGAGCCAGCAACGCGCGGCTGAGCTGGAGGAAGAGCGCGCTCGGCTGAGAGCGGTGATCGAGAGCGCACCCGAGGCCATAGTGGTGTGCGACCGGGAGGGGCGAGTGCAGCTCGCCAACCGGGCTGCCGAGGGGCTCCGCGCCCATCCTCTGGTCGGAGGCGCACAGCCAACGGATAGCGATGCTGCCAGGGTATGCCACGGCGACCTTCGTCCCTACCATCCTGATGAGCTGCCCCTGGCCCGGTCCGCTCGGCACGGTGAAGTCTGTGCCGCCGAAGAGGTGATTCTGCTTTGGGGAGACGGCAGAAGGCGGGACCTGCGGGCTAGTTCGGCGCCCATCCTCGACAGGGAGGGCTATATCACCGGGGCGGTGGCGGTGTACCAGGACATCACCGACATCAAGGCGGCGGAGCGGGAGCGAGCTCACCTGGAGGAGATGAAGTCCGAGTTCCTCGCCAGCGTGTCCCACGAACTGCGCACTCCTCTGGCGTCCATCAAGGGTTACACCGAACTCCTCCTGGATGGGGGAGCCGGCCTGCTGAGCCCGCTACAGAAGGAGTTCCTGGGAACCGTTTTCGAGAGCGGAGAGCGACTGGAGTGGTTGATAGACGACCTCCTGGACGTGTCGCGGCTGGAGAGCAACCGGTTCGACATGGAGATGGCTTTGGTCCGGCCAGGGGAGCTGCTGCGCAGTTCCGTTGCTCGCATCCAGCCGGTGCTGGAGGAGCTAGTGGTGGACTTGGTGGTGGAGGAAGAGCCCCCTCTGCCCGAGATCAGGGGAGATCCGCGGCGCTTGGAGCAGGTGGTGAGCAACCTGCTCAGCAACGCGGTCAAGTTCACCCCGCCGGGAGGCAAGATCGTCGTCTCCGCCCGTCAAGTGGACGGCAAGACTCTGGAGATCGCCGTCAGCGATACGGGAGTGGGCATACCGGCCGATGATTTGCCCCACCTTTTCCAGCGCTTCTTCCGTGGCCATAACGTGACCGAGTCAGGCGTGAGCGGCACCGGCCTGGGGCTGTACATCTCGAAAGCGATAGTGGATATGCATGGCGGCACCATTGAGGCAGAGAGCGAACTCAACCGCGGAAGCACGTTCAGAGTGCGTCTGCCCATCATGGGCCCGACCGACGGCGAGAGCGTGTGA
- a CDS encoding cupin domain-containing protein, with translation MVRVRHYSEVPAEVAAEGVTMRLVIGPREGAPIFNLRVFEVEPGASTPHHSHWWEHEVFVLAGRGVVVSDGGERPIAEGSTVLVPGGEAHHFTNTGEDSLRFICLVPQEWLEGVRPLRE, from the coding sequence ATGGTACGGGTTCGGCACTACAGCGAAGTACCGGCGGAGGTGGCCGCTGAGGGAGTGACCATGCGGTTGGTGATCGGGCCGCGTGAGGGGGCGCCCATCTTCAACCTGCGTGTCTTCGAGGTGGAGCCCGGCGCCAGCACGCCCCACCACAGCCACTGGTGGGAGCACGAGGTGTTCGTCCTGGCGGGCCGCGGTGTGGTAGTCAGCGATGGAGGAGAAAGACCCATTGCCGAGGGTAGCACGGTACTGGTGCCTGGAGGCGAGGCCCACCACTTCACCAATACGGGCGAGGATAGCCTTCGCTTCATCTGCCTGGTTCCTCAGGAGTGGCTGGAGGGCGTGCGTCCGCTCAGGGAATGA
- a CDS encoding PIG-L family deacetylase → MHDQLRILAFGAHPDDCDTRVGGLAIMYAQMGHKVKLVSLTNGDTGHYSMGGGPLARRRYEEAQCAARVAGIEYQVVDIHNGQLMPTLENRWLVVRIIREFRPDLVLTNRPNDYHPDHRYASQLVSDASYTVTIPNVQALTPHLMYNPVVAYWGDSFRRPYPFTPDVAISIDDVIETKLDMIHCHTSQMYEWLPYNQNRLDEVPEGEAERRAWMAKRRLEAFAHEADRARDLLKKLYGEEKGSQVKYAEALEFGEYGGKVDEATFRRLFPFF, encoded by the coding sequence ATGCACGACCAACTACGCATTCTAGCGTTCGGTGCCCATCCCGACGACTGCGACACGCGTGTGGGCGGGCTGGCTATTATGTACGCCCAGATGGGGCACAAGGTCAAGCTCGTGTCCCTCACGAACGGCGATACCGGGCACTACTCCATGGGCGGCGGCCCCCTGGCGCGCCGTCGCTACGAAGAGGCCCAGTGCGCCGCCCGAGTGGCCGGCATCGAGTACCAGGTGGTCGACATCCACAACGGGCAACTCATGCCCACTCTGGAGAACCGCTGGCTGGTGGTGCGCATCATCAGGGAGTTCCGCCCCGACCTGGTCCTCACCAACCGGCCCAATGACTACCACCCCGACCATCGCTACGCCTCCCAACTGGTGTCGGATGCTTCTTACACCGTCACCATCCCCAACGTGCAGGCCCTCACTCCCCACCTCATGTACAACCCGGTGGTGGCCTACTGGGGAGACAGCTTTCGGCGTCCTTACCCCTTCACCCCGGATGTGGCTATCAGCATTGACGACGTCATCGAGACCAAGCTGGACATGATCCACTGCCACACTTCGCAGATGTACGAGTGGCTGCCCTACAACCAGAACAGGCTCGATGAAGTGCCAGAGGGAGAGGCCGAGCGCCGCGCCTGGATGGCCAAGAGACGACTAGAGGCTTTCGCCCACGAGGCCGACCGGGCCCGGGATCTGCTCAAGAAGCTCTACGGCGAGGAGAAGGGCTCGCAGGTGAAGTACGCCGAGGCCCTCGAGTTCGGCGAGTACGGCGGCAAGGTGGACGAGGCCACATTCAGGAGACTGTTCCCCTTCTTCTAG
- a CDS encoding membrane dipeptidase encodes MSYEELHRDALVVDSHNDTIVAHIRRGNLSLAQGDQGVEGRFSGTISFLRGHESPREGAEPIQINFPKMLQGGIDAGFFAVDVTLARHNHLAYAMDGFGYLFRDLEQSGAAAAIVRRANDILRARQQGTPAIVLAIEHADGTEHSLNVLRSLYELGVRSIGLTHNVSSAAADGNLEARDGVGLTHYGRALVQEMNRLGMLVDLAHVSPSAFFSALEVTTRPVIFSHGNARALCDHPRNLSDDQLRALARNGGVIGLSFVPMFVDKRNPSLERFLDHVDHVARVAGVESVSIGSDFDGGGTLLPDATHMPRITAGLLERGYGEADIRRILGENTLRVLGDAIGR; translated from the coding sequence ATGAGCTACGAGGAGCTGCATCGCGACGCACTGGTGGTGGATTCCCACAACGACACTATCGTGGCTCACATACGGCGCGGCAACCTGAGCCTGGCCCAGGGCGATCAGGGGGTCGAGGGCCGCTTCTCTGGCACTATCTCCTTTCTGCGCGGGCATGAATCCCCTCGAGAGGGGGCAGAACCGATCCAGATCAACTTCCCCAAGATGCTGCAGGGTGGCATCGATGCGGGCTTCTTCGCCGTTGACGTGACGCTAGCGCGGCACAACCACCTGGCCTACGCCATGGACGGTTTCGGCTACCTCTTCCGCGACCTGGAGCAGAGCGGCGCTGCCGCCGCCATAGTGCGCCGCGCTAACGACATCCTTCGCGCCCGGCAGCAGGGCACACCAGCTATTGTGCTCGCCATCGAGCACGCCGACGGCACCGAGCACAGCCTGAACGTCCTCCGATCCCTGTACGAACTCGGGGTCCGGTCCATCGGGCTAACCCACAACGTCAGCAGTGCCGCCGCCGATGGCAACCTGGAGGCGCGCGACGGGGTGGGGCTGACTCACTACGGCCGGGCGCTGGTGCAGGAGATGAACCGGCTGGGGATGCTGGTGGACCTGGCTCACGTCAGCCCGTCGGCTTTCTTCAGCGCCTTGGAGGTGACAACGCGCCCGGTGATCTTCTCCCACGGCAACGCTCGCGCCCTTTGCGACCATCCGCGCAACCTGAGCGACGATCAGCTCCGGGCTCTGGCCCGCAATGGCGGGGTAATAGGACTGAGCTTCGTGCCCATGTTCGTGGATAAGCGGAACCCCAGCCTGGAAAGGTTCTTGGACCACGTGGATCACGTGGCTAGGGTGGCCGGCGTGGAGTCAGTGAGCATCGGGTCGGACTTTGATGGAGGGGGGACCCTCCTGCCCGATGCCACTCACATGCCTCGCATCACCGCTGGACTGCTGGAGCGAGGATACGGCGAAGCCGACATCCGTAGGATTCTGGGGGAGAACACCCTTAGAGTACTGGGTGACGCCATCGGTCGGTAG
- a CDS encoding SGNH/GDSL hydrolase family protein, with amino-acid sequence MRHDLHPDPFRTMVALGESHVAGASASSEERRWVNVTARLLGEFQGTPVALHNKGIGANAISPRSPGYPTSAKPSALERYRQDVIPLEPDLFILSYGLNDMRAGMPPEDFRQDMKQIIEDVRQACNPVMVLTTVYYMTAYDLYPPYDVGSIAASEVYNLVIRQLAREQGCILADIWEAEGRADWAIHPDTVHANDLGHALIGHRVFEAIATRCSGVAKAVTESLAEARQEVERTMEQRRQPQDYGRR; translated from the coding sequence ATGAGACATGACCTGCACCCCGATCCCTTCCGCACCATGGTAGCTTTGGGCGAGAGCCACGTGGCCGGTGCCTCCGCCTCCAGTGAGGAGCGTCGCTGGGTGAATGTGACGGCTCGGCTCCTCGGTGAGTTCCAGGGGACCCCGGTAGCGCTCCACAACAAGGGCATTGGCGCCAACGCTATCTCGCCCCGGAGCCCGGGGTACCCCACGTCCGCCAAGCCCAGCGCCCTGGAGCGCTACCGTCAGGACGTGATCCCTTTGGAGCCAGACCTCTTCATCCTCTCCTACGGCCTCAACGACATGCGAGCGGGCATGCCGCCGGAGGACTTCCGCCAGGACATGAAGCAGATCATTGAGGACGTGCGGCAGGCCTGCAATCCGGTCATGGTCCTGACCACCGTCTACTACATGACTGCCTACGACCTCTATCCCCCGTACGATGTAGGCAGCATCGCCGCCAGCGAAGTCTACAACCTGGTCATCCGCCAGCTTGCTCGGGAGCAGGGCTGCATCCTGGCCGATATCTGGGAGGCCGAAGGCAGGGCGGATTGGGCGATCCATCCGGACACCGTGCACGCCAATGATCTCGGCCATGCTCTGATCGGCCACCGGGTCTTCGAGGCCATCGCCACCCGCTGCAGCGGAGTGGCCAAGGCAGTGACGGAGAGCCTGGCGGAGGCGAGGCAAGAGGTGGAGCGGACCATGGAGCAGAGGCGGCAGCCGCAAGACTACGGACGGCGGTGA
- a CDS encoding SIMPL domain-containing protein (The SIMPL domain is named for its presence in mouse protein SIMPL (signalling molecule that associates with mouse pelle-like kinase). Bacterial member BP26, from Brucella, was shown to assemble into a channel-like structure, while YggE from E. coli has been associated with resistance to oxidative stress.), whose translation MRRATSVAAMILVAALLIVGYAPRALPAAAQPDSPGTVTVTGDAEVRVVPDEVVLMLGVETWDKNLGRAKSENDEIVQRLLALAEDSGIESRHVQTEFLHIEPRYRDGYEKVDFIGYFVRKTVVVTLSDLALFESFLSQSLEAGATHVHGVEFRTTELRRYRDQARALAVNAAREKAEALCAELGQRVGEPKEIREEYSRWWSPYSSWWGYGWGSSMAQNVIQQVGEGGDVMGSLAPGQITVSASVMVVFEMRSDT comes from the coding sequence GTGAGACGAGCGACGAGTGTGGCAGCAATGATCCTGGTCGCGGCCCTGCTCATCGTCGGCTACGCCCCGCGGGCGCTGCCGGCTGCGGCCCAACCAGACTCTCCCGGCACGGTGACCGTCACTGGCGACGCCGAGGTTCGGGTCGTGCCTGACGAAGTAGTGTTGATGCTGGGGGTGGAGACCTGGGACAAGAACCTGGGGAGGGCCAAGAGCGAGAACGATGAGATCGTGCAGCGGCTGCTGGCGCTGGCCGAGGACAGCGGCATTGAGTCGCGTCACGTCCAGACCGAGTTCCTACACATCGAACCCCGGTATCGCGATGGCTATGAGAAGGTGGACTTCATCGGGTACTTCGTGCGCAAGACCGTGGTGGTGACACTGAGCGACCTGGCGCTGTTCGAGAGCTTCCTCTCCCAGTCTCTGGAGGCGGGGGCCACCCACGTGCACGGGGTCGAGTTCCGCACCACCGAGCTGCGTCGTTACCGGGATCAGGCCCGGGCCCTGGCAGTGAATGCCGCTCGGGAGAAGGCGGAGGCCCTATGCGCCGAGCTGGGGCAGCGGGTAGGCGAGCCCAAGGAAATCCGGGAGGAATACAGCCGCTGGTGGTCTCCTTACAGCTCCTGGTGGGGGTACGGATGGGGCTCGTCAATGGCCCAGAACGTGATCCAGCAGGTGGGCGAGGGCGGGGACGTGATGGGAAGCCTGGCCCCGGGGCAGATCACGGTGAGCGCCAGCGTCATGGTGGTCTTCGAGATGAGGAGTGACACGTGA
- a CDS encoding type II toxin-antitoxin system HicA family toxin, producing MRYGELAKRLRRLGCEFVRQAGGSHEIWRNPSTGGISVVPHHTREIAPRTLSTILRQLGLTLEDLQGR from the coding sequence ATGCGCTACGGCGAGTTAGCGAAGAGACTCCGCCGTTTGGGTTGTGAGTTCGTGCGTCAGGCCGGCGGCAGCCACGAGATCTGGCGTAACCCCAGTACTGGCGGGATCAGCGTAGTGCCCCATCACACCCGCGAGATCGCTCCGAGGACTCTGTCGACCATCCTGCGTCAACTCGGGCTCACACTGGAGGACCTGCAGGGCCGCTAG
- a CDS encoding MFS transporter, protein AALGTMVFLAGVLFMPDTRGQAHGLNSAQSLSGYGTIIRRPPVLLLGALRFVPTAYWGTAALLLPLLIYRVSHSPAIAAYYGTVSLLFASACQLAVGRLSDRMDRTRLVVALSALIVLASLAASAVTDSLIGLYLTGVLGAGFAWALSVPIPGLISQVSPAGEQGRTLGFTHICWYSGMIAGTQLAGWLVQVNSGLPFLVIGLFNLTGVACALILARQASPPPEADRSR, encoded by the coding sequence GCGGCGCTGGGCACGATGGTGTTCCTGGCAGGCGTCCTCTTCATGCCCGACACCAGAGGCCAGGCCCACGGCCTCAACTCGGCCCAGAGCCTGTCCGGCTACGGGACCATCATAAGACGCCCTCCGGTGCTCCTACTGGGAGCCCTGCGCTTCGTGCCCACCGCCTACTGGGGTACGGCGGCGCTGCTCTTACCCCTCCTCATATACCGTGTCTCCCATTCTCCCGCCATCGCCGCCTACTACGGTACCGTGAGCCTGCTCTTCGCCTCCGCCTGCCAGCTGGCAGTAGGAAGGCTGAGCGACCGCATGGACCGCACCCGTCTGGTAGTGGCCCTGAGCGCCCTGATCGTGCTGGCGTCGCTCGCTGCCTCCGCCGTCACCGATAGCCTGATCGGCCTCTACCTCACCGGAGTGCTGGGCGCCGGCTTCGCCTGGGCCCTATCGGTCCCCATCCCCGGCCTGATTAGCCAGGTCTCGCCCGCCGGTGAGCAGGGACGCACCCTCGGCTTCACTCACATCTGCTGGTACTCGGGGATGATCGCGGGCACTCAGCTGGCGGGGTGGCTGGTCCAGGTGAACAGCGGCCTCCCCTTTCTGGTGATCGGTTTGTTCAACCTGACCGGCGTGGCCTGCGCGCTCATTCTGGCCCGCCAGGCGAGTCCTCCGCCCGAGGCTGATCGGAGTCGGTAG
- a CDS encoding class I SAM-dependent methyltransferase, with amino-acid sequence MAKHGGGHEAAAYRLMLWQYRLQDLLHLDPPEPHLAQAPIRPGMTVVDYGCGPGRYAVPLAQRVGPSGKVYAVDIQPLAIEAVRKRIARAGLANVEPILVDSYRTPIAADSVDLVVLLDTFHAIGDRPALLQEIHRLLKPDGLLFMDPGHMPMAEAREAVEGSGLFRVKQTDGKHMLVEPMRGKRGVNPDT; translated from the coding sequence ATGGCGAAGCATGGTGGCGGGCACGAGGCTGCCGCTTACCGGCTCATGCTCTGGCAGTACCGGCTTCAGGACCTATTGCATCTGGATCCACCCGAGCCCCACCTGGCCCAGGCTCCCATCCGGCCGGGGATGACGGTGGTGGACTACGGCTGCGGCCCGGGCCGCTACGCCGTTCCCCTGGCGCAGCGGGTGGGGCCGTCCGGCAAGGTGTACGCGGTGGACATCCAGCCATTGGCCATCGAGGCGGTCAGGAAGAGGATCGCCCGAGCCGGGCTGGCCAACGTCGAGCCCATCCTGGTGGACTCCTACCGTACCCCCATCGCCGCCGACAGCGTGGATCTGGTGGTGCTGCTCGACACCTTCCACGCCATCGGCGACCGTCCGGCATTGCTGCAGGAGATCCACCGGCTGCTGAAGCCCGATGGCCTGCTCTTCATGGACCCCGGGCACATGCCCATGGCCGAGGCGAGGGAAGCCGTGGAGGGCAGCGGCCTCTTCCGGGTGAAGCAAACCGACGGCAAGCACATGCTGGTGGAGCCGATGCGCGGCAAGCGAGGAGTGAACCCTGACACGTGA
- a CDS encoding type II toxin-antitoxin system HicB family antitoxin, with the protein MSTLFALPIRIERTETGGYLATSDALPGFLVEGETMEDVYGQAPVVARELLEAYRQLDMPLPARLQPVSEEFSLYVLVAA; encoded by the coding sequence ATGTCCACGCTGTTCGCTCTCCCGATCCGAATCGAGCGCACAGAGACCGGAGGCTACCTGGCTACCAGCGACGCTCTCCCGGGCTTCCTGGTGGAAGGTGAGACGATGGAAGATGTGTATGGGCAGGCGCCGGTCGTCGCCCGGGAGTTGCTTGAGGCGTACAGGCAGCTCGACATGCCGCTTCCCGCCCGCCTCCAGCCTGTGTCGGAGGAGTTCAGTCTCTATGTACTCGTCGCGGCCTGA